From the Lycorma delicatula isolate Av1 chromosome 4, ASM4794821v1, whole genome shotgun sequence genome, the window AAAGTTGAGTCAGATCATTTAGAATTAACATGGAAACCGGATCAATCATTTTGGGTACCTGATTTATATATAAGGCAATTAAGAGAAATGAAAGTGCTTTCCGTGTTCCAAGATATGGCATCAGTAAGATTACATCGCGATCATAAAATCCGCGTCAGTATAGggtaagtttaataaataatttttattatatttttttataaattactagcagacccggcaatgcttcgctattcctAAATTTgagttatatatacattaaatgaacacaatttaaagtttgataaaaaaatattaacataatgaaCATTACGGATTTCACAAAATTTAGAATGTAAATCAATCCAAtcggcaaaacaacagcactacctatcggatttaattcaaactactcttttAATACAGGAGTCGGTTTAAAATACCCCTAACTTACTTTCTAAtagtcagatcgaggatttcagtGGCTTTAAACCGTCACCAGACAACGcgaaccattttttaaaaacccgcgtataaatcggtccagtagtttcgtTACTTAAgagcggacacacatacaaacgttgccttttatatatacgtaaaagaaaatctgcttgtatatttgtttattaagtaaatatctcgacaccggtaCCACCTAACGGGTGtagtttttccaataaaatttctttttacgtaactaatatacagagtgtcccatataatacgcaacccatcaatcactcctccaagaaatttcaaaagtcaagcttactcccctactcgttactaaaatggactcgtccaacatctgaacatcgcggcgacgcaatagaacactaccgatagtaacaacaatgcaatcacaacgttcagtgtattgttagagacaagatggtgttttcgctagatgaacgtgttttcattctcgagtcgtacttcagtacgaaatcagcggttgcagtgcaagatttttttcgccataagtacccagatataCCGGCTCctaataaaacatcagtattaaggttagtcgcaaaatttagagagaccggttctgttaataacaaggaacataaaagatctgcgtcggtgttgaatacagatacagtagctgaaatcaaagaccgattataCGCCTcatcaaataaatcgatcagacgtttgtctgctgaaattaatttgtctaaatcgactgttcatcgagcgatcaaacgattacaattacgaccttatcgcattcaaacggttcatcgacttcttgaacccgacaaagaaaacggctacaatattgtcaacggttccgtcgatttctgcgcgagggaattaatgttatggattcgttatttttcacagatgaagcacggtttcatttggacggctacgtaaacagctaaaacagtagaatttggagcgctgaaaatccccacgtttattacgaaaaacaattacacccgcagaagtcgggcgtgtggtgcgcgttATTgctgaagaaaataatcggtccaatttttttcgagtataccattaatgcagaacgatatcaggatattttatttcagttcatcgcactcttggaagaggaatacagacactgctggctacaacatgacggtgcgacattgcactacgcaggttcaacttctgatttcgtcgaggaattctttggtaatcgtgttaccGGTCAAggtttgtggccaccaagatctcctgatttgactgcggcggatttttttctacggggttacctcaaagtaAAAGCCTACagtaacaaaccacgaacacttgaacgattgaaagtcgatattgaacaagctgtattaaatatccagccacaaactttgaaaaaagttgcaagaaatgctgtaaaaagaattgaagcttgtattcaagaagatggcggccacttccaacatttactctaaatgtaaggtaatggatggtaataataaaaattacagttacatttacacatgcctttttattatttaaataacaaaccaatataaggttgggttgcgttttatatgggacactctgtatataaataaaatcggtcCGGTAAGAggtttctaacaattttttttttttttttttattatatgcaagacttaaacaatgtttattatctattattgtaaatatttgaaaaaaattctaaattaataatagatttttataaagaaacgtagtgtcttacctttttttgacaccagtatcattttgttaaaaacagttttatatgttatagaaattttttggtttttttgagaggaagaaatgatatccgcgagactcttaccgtacggtttacaatttcattggaatttttttggatattactgagttttgttattttatggatttatttctgaaatgaaacgactagcactagataaggaatcttggagagctgcatcaaaccagtcaaatgactgaagacaaaaaaaaaggatttattattaaaattcatcgcCTTAAAACGTATGATTATATTTACAAGTGCCCCGGGGAGCGCCATTCGAAAATTTGGGAAGAGGAACGAAgaggtgccaccgtaatatctcggaaACCGCTGGACCGATTGTCacgatttcaacgatatatctatcagTAGATCAAGACTAAACTATTTAAGGCATCGGGTACACCCTTGATAGACCGGTTCttggttatccagaaattaaatcgtGAAGCTATAACGCAAGTTCATCCtaaagatttcacctaattaaagtctacatttttttaaacacattttttaacaattaaaagataacaatatatgaaaaaataatttttttccaaaatcgcTTCCCtaaacgaaaaaatgttttaaataacattatgacGTCACAgttgagaagtagaattaaataaaggaaaaatatttaaagtgtaaaaaagtaactccgtCTGGTTGGATCTTGAAATCGATCCAATTAACGCACCAGTTGACTCGGTATTTGgcgcgttaagtctcgcggctacacttGTCTGctgactgtataaaaaaatttttttttatatactcgtaagttgtgaaattacattagttagtgccaACCATGACCGTTAGTAataccacacccgcgcgaattaaatacgccTAATGTTTTAATTACACTCACCCGTCGTAAAACATATTGATCTGATCTTTCgttaaatacgctcaaacctatGCGCTAGGGAAACTGTGAAATATAAACGTATGAtgattaaaatgtagaaaatagataaaaaagctttttaaagacAACtcttatacagaatgattcaaagaaacgggaaattttgaaagttatattGGTAGCCGTgagcgattggtaccacttgataagtggcgccagcctctctaacctaacgtGCCATTTaattgtcatggatccttggagtggtgcgcaacgtgcatttggtatcaaagcgttttacaaaaccAATGACAGTGTGGAAGGAGCGCGTACAGAATTTCgttgtcattttaatctgggacggaaCGACCGTATTCcttcagcacgtgcaattaaaacatggatatctaattttgaggaaaccggtttggcaatgaaaaagaaacctccaggccgtgagcgaaccgtccgtacaccacagaatgttgaagctttacaagatgctgttacacgaagtccacatcggtcaatccgtcatctctcggcatctttacaatcgcatagttcaagtgttcgaagaatgttagcgaaggacttggaataccatccgtacaagttgcagatcgtccaggaactgaaaccgaacgatgcggttgtgcgagcacaattctgtaatgtaatgcttcagaatataaacgataacgaagagtttgttcacgaactgtggatgtcagacgaagcgcatttccacctcagtggatttgttaacgagcaaaatttcagataccgggcacatgaaaatcctacgcagctacaccagcgtccgttgcacagccagaaagtgaccgtgtggtgtgctatgtcatcttacggtgttataggcccttatttttttgaggatgacaacggtcttgcgattacagtgacgtcggctcgttacgtagccgtacTTGATACCTTTGTTGCGGAACAATAAAAGacatttccaccgattcttaacacagcctggtttcaacaagacggagcaacgtcacatactgcacgaatatcgatggcagctgtacgccgattgtttggacaacgtgacatttcacgaaatggtgacattagatggcctaccagatcgcctgatctctcagcttgcgattactttttgtggggtcaccttaaaagcaatgTGTTCCACAATAGACCTGCTACGACgtaagaactgaaggcaaagatccgagaagcaattgcggaaattccagttgagatgttacgtcaaaccatgaacaatttaacgaagagatttcatgagtgtttacgtagaagaggaggtcacctggaagatgtatctttaaaaaataaactaaaatgtatgtatcctaaaatggcaacatttgtacaattacatgaaataaaattcattttctaaaaaatatttttcattacctttatttaacttttttaattttccgtttctttgaaaCGGGAATtattctttgaatcattctgtattaaatgcaccaaaatgtaaaacataacttTAGGATGGTGTCTTAGAATGGATTTTACAACAGGCTTTGACGATGATATGTAAGATGGTGTGAAAGACataggtttaaattaaaaacttgaaaacgttttgccaattttttttctgatgcgtGATGAATACCCTAAAGAATGAGGTGCATTTAACGCACCTCActctttaatttaatgaatttttgtatatttttcagagccacagtaataataaaatgtgatatgGATTTTGATCTTTATCCGCTGGATGTTCAAAAATGTGCTGTTGATTTTAGTAGCTGTAAGtatgtcttatttattattatttgcttaaataatgtaaatatgtaacactcaaaaacacattttataaggattttttttttttggcttcagacatttgactggtttgatgcagctctccaagattccctatctagtgctagtcgtttcatttcagtataccctctacatcctacttccctaacaatttgttttacatattccaaacgtggcctgcctacacaatttttcccttctacctgtccttccaatcttaaagcgactattccaggatgccttagtatgtggcatctcttcttttaactatatttttccaaatgcttctatcttcatcgatttgccgcagtacctcttcatttgtcactttatccacccgtctgatttttaacattctcctacagcaccgcatttcaaaagcttctaatcttttcttctcagacactccgatcgtccaagtttcacttccatataaagcgatactccaaacatatactttcaaaaatcttttcctgacatttaaattaatttttgatgtaaacaaattatatttcttactgaaggctcgtttcgtttgtgctattcggaatttaatatccctcctgcttcgtccatctttagtaattctacatccctaataacaaaattctattacctccataatcttttttcctcctattttcacattcagtggtccatctttgttatttctactacatttcattacttttgttttgttcttgtttattttcatgcgatagttcttgcgtaggacttcatctatgccgttcattgtttcttctaaatcctttttattctcggctagaattactataccatctgcaaatcgtagcatctttatcttttcactttgaactgttactccgaatctaaatttgttctttaacatcactaactgctagttctatgtaaagattaaaaagtaatggagatagggaacatccttgtcggactccctttcttattatggcttctttcttatgttcttcgattattacttttgctgtatggttcctgtacatgttagcaattgttcttctatctctgtatttgaaccctaattttttttaaatgctgaacattttattccagtctacgttatcgaatgccttttctaggtctataaacgccaagtatgttggtttgtttttctttaatcttccttctactattaatctgaggcctaaaattgcttcccttgtccctatacttttcctgaaaccaaattgatcttctcctaacacttctaccATTcacttctcaattcttctgtatagaattctagttaagatttttgatgcataactagttaaactaattgttctgtattcttcacatttatctgcccctgctttctttggtatcattactataacgctttttttgaagtctgatggatattcccctttttcataaatattacacaccagtttgtataatctatcaatcgcttcctcacctgcactgcgcagtaattctacaggtattccgtctattccaggagcctttctgccatttaaatcttttaatgcgctcttaaattcagatctcagtattgtttctcccatttcatcctcctcaacttcctcttcttcctctataacactattttctaatttatttccgctgtataactcttaaatatattccacccatctatcgactttacctttcgtattatataataatttaacgaaaATATGAAAGAAGTGAAAACAGACACGAaattacaacatcgattttcttttataacttgaCTGTTtgttaatcgattttaaaaaataaaatataattttgttcagaataaagggcttaatattttaacacataacatttattttgataaaattaatatttattaagatataacggattgaaacataaacatggccgccatcttgtaattttcgaagatatttaattcctgattttttgctaattttaaaacgttattacaaagacgcttatcaaatattaatgtgattcctctatccgaacttcatatataaattattatacaaaaataacaaaatggcgtaCAGTGggagaatggaaaaaaaattgcaatttttcctaaagatattttttgttttttaattttaccagtaaaatatgaataaagtatACCCAGCCCACTATTTTAAACACAATCTATATATAGAAACAATCTAACTAAAATCTtatgaaaatcggtccagtagttctggagatacaaggatatttaaaaattgaaaatgagcacgcgcgcgcgcgcacacgcacacacataaaTATCCGGAATATTTCCAACCGGTTTTCTGGGTTCCTTTAAGTGTCAAAatgtgaagatccggtgaaaaccgtagaGCTACAACTCTACTACAGCGCTATCTacacggaaaagtaaaaatgttctattaaattttagttttcaaaaccACAGAATTTACAAAAAGTATGCATTTATTACaggttatttgtattttaaatactaaagaaaattatgaattcgtataattaaaatctatttttttgtttctaattagatgaaggtataattttatgaaggtatattttataattattatataatagactttaaattatatttataattaatatttttctttatttcaagataAGTACACATACAACGAAATGAAATTTCGATGGCAAGATGACCCAGCTTTAAGTTTTCCAAGTGATTTTAGTACAGATGGCTACAGATTACCAAGATATGTTGTGTCCttcaaaaatgatgaaaatatgcatgttatattttatggagAAGGTAAgacttattatataataattcaaatttatttaattaatacattagatGGCTAAGTATGAACATATTGTCGGGTATTCACGACTATATCaggatatttaaataagaaaaatcaataataacaacgaaaataaaaaataataaatgataataataaacaactcacaataatcataatttttttttttgtccagtcatttgactggtttgatgcagctctccaagattccctatcccgtgctagtcatttcatttcagtataccctctacatcctatattcctaacaatttgttttacatattccaaacgtggcctgcctacacaatttcttccttctacctgtccttccaatattaaagcgactattccagtatgccttagtatgtggcttataagtctgtctcttctttaactatattttccaaatgcttttttcttcatctatttgccgcaacacctttcaTTTGTCATATTATCCACAACGCTATGTTTCGACGGcgtctaatttcttttgaagtttGGAGTTCAAAAAAGCTCCCCGTGCCGGGTAAGCATACACTAGAATTggctacaaaattaataaaaattatcaacttgtTTTGGATTAATTAATGACTCAACCGATAATATCTCCTTGCGgtggttgttaaaaaaattagtatttcatataaagggtgattcaaagaaacatgaaattttaaaaattaaataacgttaatgaaaaattttttttagaaaatgaattttatttcatgtaattatacaaatgttgccattttaggatacatacattttaatttattttttaaagatgacatcttccaggtgacctccacTTCTACGTAAAcgctcacgaagtctcttcgttaaattgttcatggtttgacgtaacatctcaactggaatttccgcaatcgcttctcggatctttgccttcagttcttctgttgtagcaggtctactgtggaacactttgcttttaaggtgaccccacaaaaagtaatcgcaagccgagagatcaggcgatctgggagacCATCTAATGTCatcgtttcgtgaaatgacacgttgtccaaacaatcggcgtacagctgccgtcgatattcgtgcagtatgtgacgttgctccgtcttgttgaaaccaagctgtgttaagaatcgccggaaaatctcttttgttgttcgacaagaaaggtttcaagcacggctacgtaacgagccgacgtcactgtaatcgcaagaccgttgtcatcctcaaaaaaaataatggcctataacaccgtaagatgacatagcacaccacacggtcactttctggctgtgcaacagacgctggtgtagctgcgtaggattttcttgcgcccggtatctgaaattttactcgttaacaaatccactgaggtggaaatgcgcttcctctgacatccacagttcgtgaacaaactcttcgttatcatttatcttctaaAGCATTACATTCcaaattgtgctcgcacaaccgcatcgttcggtttcagttcctggacgatctgcaacttgtatggatggaattccAAGTCCTgcgctaacattcttcgaacgcttgaattatgcgattgtaaagatgcttagagacgacggattgaccgatgtggacttcgtgtgacagcatcttgtaaaacTTGAACATTCTGTTGTGTacagacggttcgctcacggcctggaggtttcatTTTCATTggcgaaccggtttcctcaaaattagatatccatgttttaattgcacaatctgatggaacacggtcgtgccatcccagattaaaatgacggcgaaattctctacgcgctccctccacactgtcatttttttgtaaaacgctttgatagcaaatgcacgttgcgcaccactccaaggatccatgacaactaaatggcaggttaggttagagaggctggcgccacttatcaagtggtaccaatcacccacggctaccaacaaaaatttcaaaatttcccgtttctttgaatcatcctgtgtgtgtatatatatatatatatatatatatatatacccatcaTTTCAGATGGGCTTGCTATACTTTTCCGAATTCTACTtccaaaactaaacaaaaatttcaatttctccTTTTTTCTCCCGCTGtacgccattttgttatttttatataaaaatttatatctcaagttcggttagaggaatcacattaatatttggtaagcgtcctgccaataaaattgtaaaattagaaaaaaatcaatcctaaataacttcgttaattacaaaatggcggccatgtttattttttcgatccttatatctccataaatattagttttatcaaaacttaatgtttttactaaaatattaagctgtttattttgaataaaatgacattttatatttttaaatcgattaacaaaTAGTTGTGTTATGGgagaaaatagatataattttttgtctgttttcatctCTCCATTTTACGTTCaacttgattaaatattaatttttaatatttatttttttctaaatatattaatttcaatatattttttcaggtaATCATTCAACAGCAAGAATGATAATAACAATGAGCCGTGAAATTCGAAGCCATCTCATAGAAAGTTATTTACCTAGCtcattatttgtcattatttcaTGGGGTAGTTTTATTGTTATACCAGAAGTAGTACCTGGACGTATGGTTTTACTTGTAACAACATTATTATCACTGGTTACAATGTTTGATACCGtaaggtaaaattattaattaaatcaataattatttattttttattaaatatggttaAGTAATAACTGGTTTTTATCCAGAACTGAGGATTGattctctacattttttttgtcttcagtcatttgactggtttgatgcagatctccaagattccctatctagtgctagtcgtttcatttcagtatacactatacatcctacatccctaacaatttgttttacatattccaaacgtggcctgcctacacaacttttcccttctacctgtccttccaatattaaagcgactattccaggatgccttagtatgtggtctatatgTCTATCTCtccttttagctatatttttccaaatgcttctttcttcatctatttgccgcaatacctcttcatttgtcactttatccacccgtctgatttttaacattctcctatagcaccgcatttcaaaagcttctaatcttttcttctcagatactccgatcgtccaagtttcacttccatataaagcgacgctccaaacatatactttcaaaaatcttttcctaacatttaaattaatttttgatgtaaacaaattatatttcttactgaaggctcgttccGCTTgttattcgttattttatatcgctcctgcttcgtccatctttagtaattctacttccctaataacaaaattctattacctccataatcttgcctcctcctattttcacattcagtggtccatctttgttatttctactacatttcattacttttgttttgttcttgttta encodes:
- the LOC142323001 gene encoding glycine receptor subunit alpha-2-like, with the translated sequence MKVLSVFQDMASVRLHRDHKIRVSIGATVIIKCDMDFDLYPLDVQKCAVDFSSYKYTYNEMKFRWQDDPALSFPSDFSTDGYRLPRYVVSFKNDENMHVIFYGEGNHSTARMIITMSREIRSHLIESYLPSSLFVIISWGSFIVIPEVVPGRMVLLVTTLLSLVTMFDTVRNNSPSALELKCIEVWIISCTLFVFLALMEYFIVLFGIRYDKHWRQRKGLERIAAINNHNVTNKDEHSKLFINSKIQPQSGDTQNTEQKTDKNLPREEFQMDTVRETKEIRVLPAREKFKLVTEHVLLYAGSQRGMMDQVSLGLFPLCFVIFAITYWVSYLNEARRRAGE